A genomic stretch from Lysobacter soyae includes:
- a CDS encoding FAD-binding oxidoreductase yields the protein MWGVPVSRGFAPAYSVVDFFPIRLVAREMAAPSVLHLRFVRDDGKALDYTPGQFIQIHFPLADGSTARRSYSCATRHDHVIACGEAVEFVASCIPGGAATALFQGMAIGDTLNASGPLGLFSLKPGDANARYLLIATGTGVASYRSMLPDLERLMRERKVKVVVVHGVRTPDDLLFADEFNDTARRFPELFEYRIAFSRASFEAGDSRATPAIAQSGYVQSVLPALKPVPGEDIAYICGNPVMVDAVVELLKADALPMKDIRREKYISLK from the coding sequence ATATGGGGTGTTCCCGTTTCCCGAGGCTTCGCGCCCGCTTATTCCGTGGTGGATTTCTTTCCTATTCGTTTGGTTGCGCGTGAGATGGCCGCGCCGTCCGTCCTGCATCTGCGGTTTGTCCGCGACGACGGCAAGGCCTTGGACTACACGCCCGGCCAATTCATCCAAATCCATTTTCCGTTGGCGGACGGCAGCACCGCGCGCCGTAGCTACTCCTGCGCCACGCGCCACGACCACGTTATTGCCTGTGGCGAAGCGGTGGAGTTCGTTGCCAGTTGCATTCCCGGTGGTGCGGCAACCGCTTTGTTCCAAGGCATGGCCATTGGTGACACCTTGAACGCCAGCGGACCGCTGGGTTTGTTCAGCCTGAAGCCCGGCGACGCCAATGCACGCTATTTGTTGATCGCCACCGGCACCGGTGTCGCCAGCTACCGCTCAATGCTGCCCGATCTTGAGCGTTTGATGCGCGAGCGCAAGGTCAAAGTCGTGGTAGTGCACGGCGTGCGCACGCCCGACGACCTGCTGTTCGCCGACGAGTTCAACGACACGGCGCGGCGCTTCCCGGAATTGTTTGAATATCGCATCGCGTTCTCACGCGCATCGTTCGAAGCCGGCGATTCGCGCGCCACGCCGGCGATCGCGCAATCGGGTTACGTGCAAAGCGTGCTGCCGGCACTCAAGCCGGTGCCGGGCGAAGACATTGCCTATATCTGCGGCAACCCGGTCATGGTGGATGCAGTGGTCGAATTGCTGAAAGCGGATGCCCTTCCGATGAAGGACATCCGCCGCGAAAAATACATCAGTCTCAAATAA